The proteins below are encoded in one region of Enterobacter cloacae complex sp. ECNIH7:
- a CDS encoding carbapenem-hydrolyzing class A beta-lactamase KPC-2: protein MSLYRRLVLLSCLSWPLAGFSATALTNLVAEPFAKLEQDFGGSIGVYAMDTGSGATVSYRAEERFPLCSSFKGFLAAAVLARSQQQAGLLDTPIRYGKNALVPWSPISEKYLTTGMTVAELSAAAVQYSDNAAANLLLKELGGPAGLTAFMRSIGDTTFRLDRWELELNSAIPGDARDTSSPRAVTESLQKLTLGSALAAPQRQQFVDWLKGNTTGNHRIRAAVPADWAVGDKTGTCGVYGTANDYAVVWPTGRAPIVLAVYTRAPNKDDKHSEAVIAAAARLALEGLGVNGQ, encoded by the coding sequence ATGTCACTGTATCGCCGTCTAGTTCTGCTGTCTTGTCTCTCATGGCCGCTGGCTGGCTTTTCTGCCACCGCGCTGACCAACCTCGTCGCGGAACCATTCGCTAAACTCGAACAGGACTTTGGCGGCTCCATCGGTGTGTACGCGATGGATACCGGCTCAGGCGCAACTGTAAGTTACCGCGCTGAGGAGCGCTTCCCACTGTGCAGCTCATTCAAGGGCTTTCTTGCTGCCGCTGTGCTGGCTCGCAGCCAGCAGCAGGCCGGCTTGCTGGACACACCCATCCGTTACGGCAAAAATGCGCTGGTTCCGTGGTCACCCATCTCGGAAAAATATCTGACAACAGGCATGACGGTGGCGGAGCTGTCCGCGGCCGCCGTGCAATACAGTGATAACGCCGCCGCCAATTTGTTGCTGAAGGAGTTGGGCGGCCCGGCCGGGCTGACGGCCTTCATGCGCTCTATCGGCGATACCACGTTCCGTCTGGACCGCTGGGAGCTGGAGCTGAACTCCGCCATCCCAGGCGATGCGCGCGATACCTCATCGCCGCGCGCCGTGACGGAAAGCTTACAAAAACTGACACTGGGCTCTGCACTGGCTGCGCCGCAGCGGCAGCAGTTTGTTGATTGGCTAAAGGGAAACACGACCGGCAACCACCGCATCCGCGCGGCGGTGCCGGCAGACTGGGCAGTCGGAGACAAAACCGGAACCTGCGGAGTGTATGGCACGGCAAATGACTATGCCGTCGTCTGGCCCACTGGGCGCGCACCTATTGTGTTGGCCGTCTACACCCGGGCGCCTAACAAGGATGACAAGCACAGCGAGGCCGTCATCGCCGCTGCGGCTAGACTCGCGCTCGAGGGATTGGGCGTCAACGGGCAGTAA
- a CDS encoding IS6-like element IS26 family transposase produces the protein MNPFKGRHFQRDIILWAVRWYCKYGISYRELQEMLAERGVNVDHSTIYRWVQRYAPEMEKRLRWYWRNPSDLCPWHMDETYVKVNGRWAYLYRAVDSRGRTVDFYLSSRRNSKAAYRFLGKILNNVKKWQIPRFINTDKAPAYGRALALLKREGRCPSDVEHRQIKYRNNVIECDHGKLKRIIGATLGFKSMKTAYATIKGIEVMRALRKGQASAFYYGDPLGEMRLVSRVFEM, from the coding sequence ATGAACCCATTCAAAGGCCGGCATTTTCAGCGTGACATCATTCTGTGGGCCGTACGCTGGTACTGCAAATACGGCATCAGTTACCGTGAGCTGCAGGAGATGCTGGCTGAACGCGGAGTGAATGTCGATCACTCCACGATTTACCGCTGGGTTCAGCGTTATGCGCCTGAAATGGAAAAACGGCTGCGCTGGTACTGGCGTAACCCTTCCGATCTTTGCCCGTGGCACATGGATGAAACCTACGTGAAGGTCAATGGCCGCTGGGCGTATCTGTACCGGGCCGTCGACAGCCGGGGCCGCACTGTCGATTTTTATCTCTCCTCCCGTCGTAACAGCAAAGCTGCATACCGGTTTCTGGGTAAAATCCTCAACAACGTGAAGAAGTGGCAGATCCCGCGATTCATCAACACGGATAAAGCGCCCGCCTATGGTCGCGCGCTTGCTCTGCTCAAACGCGAAGGCCGGTGCCCGTCTGACGTTGAACACCGACAGATTAAGTACCGGAACAACGTGATTGAATGCGATCATGGCAAACTGAAACGGATAATCGGCGCCACGCTGGGATTTAAATCCATGAAGACGGCTTACGCCACCATCAAAGGTATTGAGGTGATGCGTGCACTACGCAAAGGCCAGGCCTCAGCATTTTATTATGGTGATCCCCTGGGCGAAATGCGCCTGGTAAGCAGAGTTTTTGAAATGTAA
- a CDS encoding type II toxin-antitoxin system RelE/ParE family toxin: protein MIKNIKHKGLRSFAENGNTAGIQPHLAKKLRMILTTLSTATCLQDIVDVRALGCHPLKGERKGEFSVEVNGNWRVVFKVEEPNVLDVDLEDYH, encoded by the coding sequence ATGATAAAAAACATAAAGCATAAAGGGCTTCGGAGTTTTGCTGAAAACGGTAACACCGCCGGAATTCAGCCTCACTTAGCGAAAAAACTTCGCATGATATTGACTACGCTAAGCACCGCAACATGTCTTCAAGATATTGTGGATGTAAGGGCGCTGGGGTGTCACCCCCTAAAAGGTGAACGTAAAGGTGAGTTTTCCGTAGAGGTTAACGGAAACTGGAGGGTGGTTTTCAAGGTGGAAGAACCAAACGTCTTAGACGTTGATCTTGAAGATTACCATTAG
- a CDS encoding HigA family addiction module antitoxin, with translation MINLYDPVHPGEFIREMFMEPFEIPAAELADKLEVSQSALSRLLNGKTDLSYEMALRLSKVIGRSAESWVNMQAQYSLSKSRKTLSETLEHLHPMFP, from the coding sequence ATGATAAATCTTTACGATCCTGTACACCCCGGTGAATTCATCAGGGAAATGTTCATGGAACCGTTCGAAATACCTGCCGCAGAGTTAGCTGATAAGCTTGAAGTATCACAATCTGCATTAAGTAGATTGCTCAATGGAAAAACTGATCTTAGTTATGAGATGGCTCTTCGACTATCTAAAGTTATAGGCCGCTCTGCAGAGTCGTGGGTTAATATGCAGGCTCAGTACAGCCTCTCGAAAAGTCGTAAAACTTTATCCGAGACGCTAGAACACCTTCATCCGATGTTTCCATAA
- the mbeA gene encoding plasmid mobilization relaxase MbeA, translating into MIVKFHPRGRGGGAGPVDYLLGKDRQREGATVLQGKPEEVRELIDASPYVKKYTSGVLSFAEADLPPGQREKLMASFERVLMPGLDKDQYSILWVEHADKGRLELNFLIPNTELLTGRRLQPYYDRADRPRIDAWQTIVNGRLGLHDPNAPENRRALVTPSGLPKTKQEAAEAITRGLLTLASSGELKSRQDVTDTLEGAGFEVVRTTKSSISIADPDGGRNIRLKGAIYEQSFNAGEGLRAAIESAAAEYRRDAESRIQRARAVCQSGTERKREENQRRHPRPRAEYERGDGEKPAERTADCRADMAHHPDGVSAADRHEREHSVVAGAADNRQLHASSSAGRYPGENDRPDVGSALSGEQRRPEVSYPAAGDTNRSHPLRRDDMDPPETGVAENDRAGKAVAERIRAATAGLLAKAGRMGERLRGMAEHVWAYATGERGAERARVGLEHAGAEFKRAAAPLVRELNAIELRQRENEYQKTLELERQPQKTYRGPTL; encoded by the coding sequence ATGATCGTTAAATTTCATCCGCGCGGCCGCGGCGGTGGCGCCGGGCCGGTGGACTATCTGCTGGGTAAAGACCGGCAGCGTGAAGGCGCCACCGTCCTGCAGGGGAAGCCGGAAGAAGTCCGGGAGCTGATTGACGCGTCGCCTTACGTTAAGAAATACACCTCCGGCGTTCTGTCGTTTGCGGAGGCCGATCTGCCTCCCGGCCAGCGGGAAAAACTGATGGCCAGCTTCGAGCGGGTTCTGATGCCCGGACTCGATAAAGATCAGTACAGCATTCTGTGGGTGGAGCACGCGGACAAGGGGCGTCTGGAGCTGAACTTTCTGATCCCCAATACCGAGCTGCTGACCGGCAGGCGGCTCCAGCCTTACTACGACCGCGCCGACCGGCCGCGCATCGATGCCTGGCAGACTATCGTGAACGGCAGACTGGGGCTGCACGACCCGAACGCGCCGGAAAACCGCCGGGCGCTGGTCACGCCGTCCGGGCTGCCGAAAACGAAGCAGGAGGCCGCAGAAGCCATTACCCGGGGACTGCTGACCCTTGCTTCGTCCGGGGAGCTGAAAAGCCGTCAGGATGTCACTGACACTCTTGAAGGTGCAGGTTTTGAGGTGGTGCGCACCACGAAAAGCAGTATCAGCATTGCCGACCCGGACGGGGGGCGAAACATCCGACTGAAGGGAGCCATCTATGAGCAGTCTTTTAACGCTGGCGAAGGACTTAGAGCAGCAATCGAAAGCGCAGCAGCAGAGTACCGGCGAGATGCTGAAAGCCGCATTCAGCGAGCACGAGCAGTCTGTCAGAGCGGAACTGAGCGCAAGCGCGAGGAGAATCAGCGACGCCATCCTCGCCCACGAGCAGAGTATGAGCGAGGCGATGGAGAAAAACCGGCGGAGCGTACTGCGGACTGCCGGGCGGACATGGCTCACCATCCTGATGGTGTCAGCGCTGCTGATCGGCACGAGCGGGAGCATTCTGTGGTGGCAGGGGCAGCAGATAACCGACAATTACACGCATCTTCGTCAGCAGGAAGATACCCTGGCGAAAATGACCGCCCGGACGTGGGGAGTGCGCTATCAGGAGAGCAGCGACGGCCGGAGGTTTCTTATCCTGCCGCCGGGGATACAAACCGAAGCCATCCCTTACGACGGGACGACATGGATCCGCCTGAAACAGGAGTAGCTGAAAATGACAGAGCTGGAAAAGCAGTTGCTGAGCGCATTAGAGCAGCTACAGCAGGACTACTCGCAAAGGCTGGACGAATGGGAGAGCGCCTTCGCGGAATGGCGGAGCATGTGTGGGCTTATGCAACGGGAGAACGCGGTGCTGAACGAGCGCGTGTCGGACTTGAGCACGCAGGTGCTGAGTTTAAGCGAGCAGCTGCGCCGCTTGTCCGGGAACTGAATGCCATCGAGCTCCGGCAGAGGGAGAATGAGTATCAGAAAACACTGGAGCTGGAGCGCCAGCCGCAGAAAACCTACCGCGGGCCGACACTTTAA
- a CDS encoding MobC family plasmid mobilization relaxosome protein: MSEKRSKMLTMWVTEDEHRRLLERCDGRQLAAWMRQICLDEKPARSGKLPSLSPALLRQLAGMGNNLNQIARRVNAGGGTGHDRVQIVAALMTIDAGLERLRHAVLEKGTDDDR; this comes from the coding sequence TTGTCAGAGAAACGGAGCAAGATGCTCACCATGTGGGTGACGGAGGACGAGCACCGGCGGCTGCTCGAGCGCTGTGACGGCAGGCAGCTGGCGGCGTGGATGCGGCAGATCTGCCTGGACGAAAAGCCGGCACGTTCCGGAAAGCTCCCCTCACTCTCGCCGGCGCTGCTGCGCCAGCTTGCCGGCATGGGCAATAACCTGAACCAGATAGCCCGCCGTGTTAACGCCGGCGGCGGCACCGGCCATGACAGGGTACAGATTGTGGCGGCGCTGATGACCATCGATGCCGGCCTTGAGCGGCTGCGGCACGCCGTTCTTGAGAAAGGAACGGACGATGATCGTTAA
- a CDS encoding IS1182-like element ISKpn6 family transposase, with protein sequence MAASYLPYRPDQSYLLPPSLGEWLPEGHLAYFISETVDTLDLSAFHARYAGGGPGNQPFHPAMMVKVLIYGYASGVFSSRKLARKLYEDVALRVLAAGNFPAHRTLSDFRALHLTELENLFVQVVQLARECGLVKLGTIAVDGTKVKANASRHKAMSYKRMKPAEDELHCEIKALLDRAKATDDQERNEPELDIPAEISRREKRLEAIQAAKARLEARQREADQARGRSEDDGRRPRHPDGSDKGGGSYKREFGVPDDRDQESFTDPDSRIMKHAGGGSEQSYNGYTAVDAEHQIIVAAELTNCAADSQALLGMLAAVQANTGEMPAQTLADAGFRSEAVLAKVADHHGDVIVALGREGREDAKVNAKTHPHTAAIAAKLKTEQGDAAYRRRKSIVEAPNGWIKAVMGLRQFSMRGLDKVQAEWKLVCMALNLRRMAYL encoded by the coding sequence ATGGCTGCCAGTTACCTTCCTTACCGACCCGACCAATCCTATCTGCTGCCCCCTTCTCTGGGAGAGTGGCTACCTGAAGGGCATCTTGCCTACTTCATCAGCGAGACTGTCGATACGCTGGACTTGAGCGCATTCCACGCCCGGTATGCCGGCGGTGGTCCGGGCAATCAGCCGTTTCATCCGGCGATGATGGTCAAAGTGCTGATCTATGGTTACGCGAGCGGCGTCTTCTCTTCGCGCAAACTAGCCAGGAAGCTGTACGAGGATGTCGCGTTGCGTGTGCTGGCCGCTGGAAACTTCCCGGCCCACCGCACGCTGAGTGACTTCCGTGCCCTACACCTGACCGAGCTTGAGAATTTGTTCGTTCAGGTGGTGCAACTGGCGCGCGAATGTGGGCTGGTGAAGCTTGGCACGATCGCGGTCGACGGCACCAAGGTAAAAGCCAACGCCAGCCGCCACAAGGCGATGAGCTATAAGCGCATGAAGCCGGCCGAGGACGAATTGCATTGCGAGATCAAGGCGCTGCTTGATCGCGCCAAGGCTACCGACGACCAGGAGCGTAACGAGCCGGAGCTGGACATTCCTGCCGAGATTTCTCGCCGCGAGAAGCGCCTGGAGGCGATCCAGGCGGCAAAGGCGCGCCTGGAAGCGCGCCAGCGTGAAGCGGACCAGGCCCGGGGGCGCAGCGAAGACGATGGCCGCCGGCCTCGCCATCCGGATGGCTCGGACAAGGGCGGTGGCTCGTACAAACGCGAGTTTGGTGTGCCGGATGACCGTGATCAGGAAAGCTTCACCGATCCGGACAGCCGGATCATGAAACACGCCGGTGGTGGCTCCGAGCAGAGCTACAACGGGTACACAGCGGTCGATGCCGAGCACCAGATCATCGTGGCGGCGGAGTTGACCAACTGCGCCGCGGACAGTCAGGCGCTGCTGGGCATGCTGGCAGCAGTTCAGGCCAACACCGGAGAAATGCCGGCCCAGACGCTGGCGGATGCGGGATTCCGTAGTGAGGCTGTTCTGGCAAAGGTCGCCGATCACCACGGCGATGTCATCGTTGCCCTCGGCCGCGAGGGACGTGAAGATGCCAAGGTCAATGCCAAGACCCATCCGCATACGGCGGCGATTGCGGCGAAATTGAAAACGGAGCAAGGCGATGCAGCTTACCGCCGGCGCAAGTCGATCGTGGAGGCTCCGAATGGTTGGATCAAGGCGGTGATGGGATTGCGTCAGTTCAGCATGAGGGGCCTGGACAAGGTGCAAGCCGAGTGGAAGCTCGTCTGCATGGCGCTAAATCTGAGGCGAATGGCGTATCTGTGA